The proteins below come from a single Streptomyces tubercidicus genomic window:
- a CDS encoding WXG100 family type VII secretion target: protein MVAGKAFDVDPDVLRTQGNAFVHIGSNFSKASKKLQDDLEGLGSPWENCDFGDIFETIYTPIRDGMFESMDSLSERLEGIGDKLQNIAGSYTASDEQGIHTISAVGRPAI from the coding sequence ATGGTGGCAGGCAAGGCGTTTGACGTCGACCCGGATGTGCTGCGCACACAGGGCAACGCATTCGTACACATCGGCAGCAATTTCTCCAAGGCGTCGAAGAAACTCCAGGACGATCTTGAGGGCCTTGGCAGCCCCTGGGAGAACTGCGACTTCGGCGATATCTTCGAAACGATCTACACGCCCATCAGGGACGGCATGTTCGAGTCGATGGACTCCCTGAGCGAACGCCTCGAAGGCATCGGCGACAAGCTCCAGAACATAGCCGGCTCCTACACCGCATCCGACGAGCAGGGCATTCACACCATCAGCGCCGTCGGCCGCCCGGCCATCTGA
- a CDS encoding PE-PGRS family protein: MSLTLPGEVAWVLDFLGYNWPDADEDKLHECAQVWRNFAESVHQASTQGSSAANEVVSANSGNAIDGFSHEWGSFSGGGGSEDNYLRDAAAAAEVIAVAFDAAAIAVLAGKIAVIVQLAILATEIIAAQAAAPFTLGLSEIGAAGATQATRVIVRQILDKIKREVMEAATKAMEHATMDAIKKMAKKAVSKEARKIAADYVKKTVKETVKDKVVDQAKEIARDKIVEEGKAKAQEAATEMTQNVAQQGIEGHFGARDGINWGETTDIAKDKAGDYVDGIKEGAQDYKDGVTGLTDPGTYIDHAKEDLTNRGLDHAQRHVDRRTGGAATRHQDATDEARAVFG; the protein is encoded by the coding sequence GTGTCATTGACGCTGCCAGGCGAAGTAGCCTGGGTCCTGGACTTCCTCGGTTACAACTGGCCGGACGCCGACGAGGACAAGCTCCACGAATGCGCGCAGGTCTGGCGCAACTTCGCCGAGTCGGTCCATCAGGCCTCCACCCAGGGCTCTTCGGCAGCCAATGAAGTCGTCTCCGCCAACTCCGGCAATGCCATCGACGGCTTCTCCCACGAATGGGGTTCCTTCTCCGGCGGCGGGGGCAGTGAGGACAACTACCTCCGCGACGCCGCCGCCGCGGCCGAGGTCATCGCCGTTGCCTTTGATGCGGCCGCCATCGCCGTACTCGCCGGCAAAATCGCGGTCATCGTCCAACTCGCCATCCTGGCCACCGAAATCATCGCCGCACAGGCCGCCGCGCCCTTCACACTCGGCCTGTCCGAAATCGGCGCCGCGGGCGCCACTCAGGCGACCCGCGTGATCGTCCGCCAGATCCTCGACAAGATCAAACGTGAGGTGATGGAGGCGGCCACCAAAGCCATGGAGCACGCCACCATGGACGCCATCAAGAAGATGGCGAAGAAGGCCGTATCCAAGGAAGCCCGCAAGATTGCGGCGGACTATGTGAAGAAGACGGTCAAGGAGACCGTCAAGGACAAGGTCGTCGACCAGGCGAAGGAAATCGCCCGGGACAAGATCGTCGAAGAGGGCAAGGCCAAGGCGCAGGAAGCCGCCACGGAGATGACCCAGAACGTCGCACAGCAGGGCATCGAAGGTCACTTCGGCGCCCGCGACGGAATCAACTGGGGCGAAACCACCGACATCGCCAAGGACAAGGCCGGCGATTACGTCGACGGCATCAAGGAAGGCGCCCAGGACTACAAGGACGGCGTCACCGGCCTCACCGACCCCGGCACCTACATCGACCACGCCAAGGAAGACCTCACCAACCGCGGCCTCGACCATGCACAGCGCCACGTCGACCGCCGCACCGGCGGCGCGGCCACCCGCCACCAGGACGCCACGGACGAGGCCCGCGCGGTCTTCGGCTGA